From one Bos indicus x Bos taurus breed Angus x Brahman F1 hybrid chromosome 7, Bos_hybrid_MaternalHap_v2.0, whole genome shotgun sequence genomic stretch:
- the CALR3 gene encoding calreticulin-3 — protein MAAARVPLWAICVLRVALATVYFQEEFLDGERWRNRWVHSTNDSQFGHFRLSSGNFYGHKEKDKGLQTTQNSRFYAISARFKPFSNKGKTLIIQYTVKHEQKMDCGGGYIKLFPADVDQKNLNGKSQYYIMFGPDICGFDIKTVHVILHFKNQYHANKKSIRCKVDSFTHLYTLVLRPDLTYEVKIDGQSIESGSIEYDWQLTSLKKMEKASAEAEGWDQAAKDKSQDWEKHFLDASASKPSDWKGELDGDWQAAMLQKPPYQDGLKPEGIDKDVWLHQKMKNSYLTEYDLSEFENIGAVGLELWQVRSGTIFDNFLITDDEEYAENFGKATWGETKGPEKEMDAIQAKEEVKKAQEEDEDDMLMGRFRGRENSFKGFHRRNEF, from the exons ATGGCAGCGGCTCGCGTCCCGCTCTGGGCAATCTGTGTGCTGCGGGTGGCACTGGCCACCGTCTACTTCCAAGAGGAATTTCTAGATGGAG AGCGCTGGCGGAACCGATGGGTGCATTCCACTAATGACTCACAATTTGGGCATTTTAGACTTTCGTCCGGGAATTTTTAtggtcataaagagaaagacaaag GTCTGCAAACCACGCAAAATAGCCGATTCTATGCCATCTCTGCACGGTTCAAACCATTTAGCAATAAGGGGAAGACTCTGATCATTCAGTACACAGTGAAACATGAGCAGAAGATGGACTGCGGAGGGGGCTACATTAAGCTGTTCCCTGCAGACGTGGATCAGAAGAACCTGAATGGGAAGTCCCAGTACTATATTATGTTTG gaCCTGATATTTGTGGATTTGACATCAAGACAGTTCatgttattttacatttcaagAATCAGTATCATGCAAACAAGAAATCAATCAGGTGTAAG GTTGATAGCTTTACACACCTCTACACTCTGGTTTTAAGACCAGACCTCACTTACGAAGTGAAAATTGATGGTCAGTCGATTGAATCCGGAAGCATCGAGTATGACTGGCAGTTAACGTCactgaagaaaatggagaaggcatCAGCAGAGGCTGAGGGCTGGGACCAGGCTGCCAAGGACAAATCCCAG GACTGGGAGAAGCATTTTCTGGATGCCAGCGCCAGCAAGCCGAGTGACTGGAAGGGCGAACTGGACGGGGACTGGCAGGCGGCCATGCTCCAGAAGCCTCCATACCAG GATGGCCTGAAACCTGAGGGCATAGACAAAGATGTTTGGCTCCATCAGAAGATGAAAAACAGCTATTTGACCGAATACGATCTCTCAGAATTTGAGAACATTGGTGCCGTTGGACTGGAGCTTTGGCAG GTGAGATCCGGAACCATCTTTGACAACTTCCTGATCACAGATGACGAAGAGTATGCTGAGAATTTTGGCAAGGCCACCTGGGGTGAAACCAAG ggcCCAGAAAAGGAGATGGATGCCATACAGGCcaaggaagaagtgaagaaggCCCAGGAGGAAGATGAGGACGACATGTTGATGGGCAGGTTCAGGGGGCGAGAAAATAGCTTCAAAGGATTCCACAGAAGGAACGAGTTTTAG